One genomic region from Phycodurus eques isolate BA_2022a chromosome 16, UOR_Pequ_1.1, whole genome shotgun sequence encodes:
- the trappc5 gene encoding trafficking protein particle complex subunit 5, with the protein MDTRFTRGKSNILERPLTRPKTEVSVSAFALLFSEMVQYCQSRVYSVSELQTRLADMGQSVGAGMLDVLVLREKNGKRETKVLNMLLFIKVNVWKSLFGKEADKLEQANDDDKTYYIIEKEPLINAYISVPKENSSLNCAAFTAGIVEAILTHSGFPAKVTAHWHKGTTLMIKFNESVIARDKALDGR; encoded by the exons atggacaccCGGTTCACTCGAGGGAAATCCAACATCTTGGAGCGCCCCTTGACAAGACCCAAGACTGAAGTCAGTGTGAGTGCTTTTGCATTGCTCTTCTCAGAGATGGTCCAGTACTGTCAGAGTCGAGTGTACTCTGTTTCGGAGCTGCAGACACGCCTGGCTGACATGGGCCAGAGTGTGGGAGCTGGCATGCTGGATGTGCTGGTGCTGAGAGAGAAGAATGGCAAGAGGGAGACAAAAGTGCTCAACATGCTGCTTTTTATCAAG GTGAATGTATGGAAGTCTTTGTTTGGGAAGGAAGCTGACAAACTGGAGCAGGCCAATGATGACGACAAGACTTACTACATCATAGAAAAGGAGCCCCTCATCAATGCTTACATCTCTGTGCCCAAAGAGAACAGTAGCTTAAACTGCGCTGCCTTTACAGCAGGCATCGTGGAGGCCATTCTCACACACAGTGGcttccctgccaaagtcactgcCCACTGGCACAAAGGCACCACACTCATGATCAAGTTTAATGAGTCGGTCATAGCCCGGGACAAAGCTTTAGATGGCAGATAA